The segment CTGCTCCTCTATCTGTTTTAGCCTTATAGCAGCTTGGTGCCTAGCCTCATCCTCAATGATGTTTATAAGCTCTGTTTTGGCAGCTTCCTGGGTCATTCCGGCAATCTGTTCAATCTTCTGCTTGGCATCTTCAACCACAGCGTCTAATTCTTTTTCCTTTTCTTCCAGAGCTTTTTCCTTGTGCGTCATATCACGCTCTAGTTTTAAGACCTCTTTTTCTTTCTTATCAAAGGACTCAAATTTGCCGTCTAAAGTCTCTTCTTTTTTCTGAAGTCTTTTTTCGACTTTTGAAAACTCTTTTTGTTTCTCTCTGGATTCACGATCCAACTCTGCAGTTCTTTTTTCGCGAATCTCTTTAGCTTTTAATTCACCTTCTATTTTAACCTTTTCTGCTTCTTTCTCGGCGAGCTCTATTATAGTTTGGGCTTCATCTTTTTTTATACCTATATTCTTTTTTAACTCAAGTTGTCTATAGAGATAATGAACAGCAAAACCTATCACTAATGAAATAGCAGCCACCAAAATAACTATCCATGCTGACATGTTATTTTCCTCCTAACTTTCTCCTAGAAAAAACTATACCCTGCTCTGTAATTATAGTTCCCACTCTACTGTCATGTTCATCAGTAGGAATTGAGCTGAGCAGTTGAATATCATAGCAAATACCAACTTTTTTGTTCTCTGAAATATTTTTTAGGGCTCTGTCGTAAAATCCTTTTCCAAAACCCAGTCTATTTCCTGATTTATCAAATGCTAAACCCGGCAGAATGAAAAGATCAACCTGCTCCAGATTTACTTTATGCTTATTTGGCACAGGTTCTAAAACTCCAAAACTACCCTGAACCAAGTCGTTAAGATCGTAGATTCTATAAAAGTCTAAAGAAAGAGAATTTACTCTAGGGAAATAAACCTCCTTCTTAAGCCCTACCGCGGCTTTAAATATGGCACTAGTTCTGACTTCATTTAGAATTGGGGAATAAAGTGAAATGCTTTTGGCTAGCTTAAATGCTTCTAACTCAACTATATGATCTGAGATAGTTGAACTTTTCTCATCTATCTCAGCTGCACTTAGCTTTTTCCTAACATCAGATATGACAGTTCTGATATTTTGCTTAGCATCTGGAATATTGAAACTCCCTTCTCTTGCTAGGGAGAGAGACTTATTTTGCCTATAATCATCTTTGTTTAAAAGAGTCTTCCAATTCTTCTCTAGAGGTTTCCTCTCTAATTGTCCCAACATCGGAACTAAATGATTCGTTTTCTTTAAGGGAGCTTTCCAATATTTGTAATAATCTATTTGATCTTTCCTCAGCACGATCTTTAAATTCCTCGAAATCCTTTTCTACTCTAAAGTAATCATCGGTTATCTTGAGCATAGCTAAAAGAAACGAGCGAGGCACGACCATAGCACTTTCTACATCTGAAATTTCTCTAACTTTATTTTCAATAAAAGATGCAATCTTTTGGACATAGTCCTCATCTGCATCTGTTTTAATCACATAATCTATATCAAAAAACCTGATTTTTAGACGTTTCATACTAAGCCTCTGACCTGCTTAAATAAATTTCGACTTTCTCAATCACCCTATCGAGTTTAAGTCTCATGTCTTCTCTTTCCTTCTCAAGCTTTTCAATACTCTCGCGAAGTTTTGTGACTTCATTAGAAAGATTCTTATGCTCAGCCTCAAGCTGCGTCTTTCGTGACAAGGCTTCTTTTATCTTATCCTCAAGAATATCCATTGTTTCCATTGTTTTACCTTCACAAGTTTAATCTTATCTTGAAATTTTTGCAAGATGTGTGAAGATAAAAGGCGAAATGGCAGAAGCTTCAATGTTAAGTAGACTTGAAGAAGTCGAGCAAAAATATTTAGAAATTCAGCAGAATCTAAGCAAACCTGAGATAACCCCGCAGCAGATTCATCAGTTCTCAAAAGAGCTTTCCGACCTGGACGAGATCATAGAAATCTATCGAAGCTACAAACATACAGTAGAAGAAATAGATAAAAATGAATCACTACTTAAGGACTCAGAGCTCTCAGAACTTGCTCAGGAAGAGCTTGATGAGCTAATTCCTCTAAGAGATAAGTTTGAGAACGATCTTAGACTTCTCTTATTGCCTAAGGACCCAAATGACGGGAAAAACGTTTTCTTAGAGATACGCGCGGGGACCGGCGGGGATGAGGCAGCGCTCTTTGCAGGTGATCTATTTAGGATGTACTCCCGATATGCAGAGGAGAAACGCTGGAAAATCGAGGTAATAAACATTAGCGAAACCGGCGTGGGCGGTATAAAAGAGGTAATTGCTTCAATAGAAGGGAAAAAAGTATACAGCAAATTAAAATACGAGAGCGGAGTTCACCGAGTACAGCGTGTGCCGGCAACAGAAACCAGCGGCAGAATTCATACTTCCACTGCAACTGTTGCAATTTTGGCTGAACCTGACGATGTCGAAGTAGAAATAGACGAGAAAGACTTAAAAGTGGATACATATAGAGCCTCAGGTCCAGGAGGTCAGCATGTCAATAAAACAGATTCCGCAATCAGGATCACCCACTTGCCAACCGGCATAGTGGTTCAGTGCCAGGATGAGAGATCGCAGCACAAAAACCGAGCCCATGCTATGAGAATGCTTAAGGCTAAACTATTTGAGATTGAAGAAGAAAAAAAGCAGAGCGAGTTTGCCGACGAGCGCAAAACCCAGGTTGGAACTGGGGAGAGAAGCGAGAAAATCAGGACTTATAATTTTAGAGATGGCCGCATAACAGATCACAGAATCAATCTTACGCTCTATAAAATTGACGCAATTCTAAGCGGCGAGCTTGATGAATTAATGCAAGCTCTTACAACTTATTACCAAACCGAAGCTCTTAAAGGAAGTGGGATTTAAATATCCTAATCAATTCACAACTTTGCCCGTTTTATTGTATTTAGCTCTATCATTAATAAAATATAGATATGAATCTCAACTGGATTGTTGTTCTTTGCTATTTTTTATCGGCAATTTTCTACGGTAGCCATTTCTGGAGTAAGAAAAGGAATTTGGCTAAGGTAGGTTTCTACTTCATTCTAGCTGGCGCAGTTATACAAACTATAAATATTGTCTTTGTTTATACATCCGGCAAACCACTAGCCCAAGGATTTGACACAACACTCTATCTCTTTGCATGGTTCATTTCACTTGTCTA is part of the Thermodesulfobacteriota bacterium genome and harbors:
- a CDS encoding Rnase Y domain-containing protein, coding for MSAWIVILVAAISLVIGFAVHYLYRQLELKKNIGIKKDEAQTIIELAEKEAEKVKIEGELKAKEIREKRTAELDRESREKQKEFSKVEKRLQKKEETLDGKFESFDKKEKEVLKLERDMTHKEKALEEKEKELDAVVEDAKQKIEQIAGMTQEAAKTELINIIEDEARHQAAIRLKQIEEQ
- a CDS encoding 5-formyltetrahydrofolate cyclo-ligase; translation: MLGQLERKPLEKNWKTLLNKDDYRQNKSLSLAREGSFNIPDAKQNIRTVISDVRKKLSAAEIDEKSSTISDHIVELEAFKLAKSISLYSPILNEVRTSAIFKAAVGLKKEVYFPRVNSLSLDFYRIYDLNDLVQGSFGVLEPVPNKHKVNLEQVDLFILPGLAFDKSGNRLGFGKGFYDRALKNISENKKVGICYDIQLLSSIPTDEHDSRVGTIITEQGIVFSRRKLGGK
- a CDS encoding cell division protein ZapA; this translates as MKRLKIRFFDIDYVIKTDADEDYVQKIASFIENKVREISDVESAMVVPRSFLLAMLKITDDYFRVEKDFEEFKDRAEERSNRLLQILESSLKENESFSSDVGTIREETSREELEDSFKQR
- the prfA gene encoding peptide chain release factor 1, whose protein sequence is MLSRLEEVEQKYLEIQQNLSKPEITPQQIHQFSKELSDLDEIIEIYRSYKHTVEEIDKNESLLKDSELSELAQEELDELIPLRDKFENDLRLLLLPKDPNDGKNVFLEIRAGTGGDEAALFAGDLFRMYSRYAEEKRWKIEVINISETGVGGIKEVIASIEGKKVYSKLKYESGVHRVQRVPATETSGRIHTSTATVAILAEPDDVEVEIDEKDLKVDTYRASGPGGQHVNKTDSAIRITHLPTGIVVQCQDERSQHKNRAHAMRMLKAKLFEIEEEKKQSEFADERKTQVGTGERSEKIRTYNFRDGRITDHRINLTLYKIDAILSGELDELMQALTTYYQTEALKGSGI